In Sardina pilchardus chromosome 10, fSarPil1.1, whole genome shotgun sequence, one genomic interval encodes:
- the LOC134094232 gene encoding CD59 glycoprotein yields MGSFSAEPPAPPDHAPLRSQARRESSMKMRSSALLGLLISFTVLSSGSALQCYRCHGYSTVNCENVQECSYEDSCLSLSEKGGKTIRQCIRYTDCDNLRLTQMFPSVDGFTYRCCSSNLCNGAVASATSQPALLLLGAMVPVLIGRWVM; encoded by the exons ATGGGCTCATTCAGCGCCGAGCCGCCCGCCCCGCCTGACCACGCTCCACTGCGGAGCCAAGCTCGCCGGG AGAGCAGCATGAAGATGAGGTCATCTGCGCTGCTGGGCCTGCTGATCAGCTTCACAGTCCTCTCTTCAG gcTCAGCACTGCAGTGTTACCGTTGTCATGGTTATAGCACCGTCAACTGCGAAAACGTGCAAGAGTGCAGCTACGAGGACTCCTGTCTGTCCCTGAGTGAGAAag gtgGCAAGACCATTCGTCAGTGTATCCGCTACACGGACTGCGATAACCTGCGTCTGACGCAGATGTTCCCGTCGGTGGACGGCTTCACCTaccgctgctgcagcagcaaccTGTGCAACGGAGCCGTCGCCTCGGCAACCAGCCAGCCCGCCCTCCTGTTGCTCGGGGCGATGGTGCCGGTGCTGATCGGCCGCTGGGTCATGTGA